CGTGTCGCTCTTCGCGGGCTTCCGCCCGCTCCCGGCGGGAGCGACATGATGGCCCGGACGCCAGGCGGGGGACGGCGATGAAAGCCCTCTTCGAGTTGATGAAGGTGAAGATCACGGTGGCCGTGACCTTCACCACCGCCGTGGGATACGTACTGGCCCGGGGCTCCTTCGACCCGGGCATCATCCTCACCCTCCTCGGGCTCTTTCTGCAGGCCGGCGGGGCGGCCGCGCTCAACCACGTGCAGGAGGCGGACATCGACGGCCGGGTGTCGCGCACGGCGGGACGGCCCATTCCCGCGGGACGGGTGACGCGGGCGCGGGCCACGGTCCTGGCGGCGGGCTTGTTGGCGCTGGGCAGCTTCCTGCTCTGGCTCCAGGGCGGCTGGGCGCCCATGGCCATCGGCCTGGCCACCGCCCTGCTCTACAACGGGGTCTACACCCCGCTGAAGCGGATCACGCCCTTCGCCGTGCTGCCGGGCAGCCTCATCGGCGCCCTGCCGCCCCTGGCCGGCTGGGCGGCCGGCGGCGGACACCTGCAGGATCTCACCATCCACCAGGTGGCCTTCTTTTTCT
The bacterium DNA segment above includes these coding regions:
- a CDS encoding protoheme IX farnesyltransferase; its protein translation is MKALFELMKVKITVAVTFTTAVGYVLARGSFDPGIILTLLGLFLQAGGAAALNHVQEADIDGRVSRTAGRPIPAGRVTRARATVLAAGLLALGSFLLWLQGGWAPMAIGLATALLYNGVYTPLKRITPFAVLPGSLIGALPPLAGWAAGGGHLQDLTIHQVAFFFFIWQVPHFWLLLLFHEGHYRANGLPSLFDRFERRQILRLTFAWTAATAIAGLLMPLFRAVRHDLTGWLIALCAAALIVLAARWLRAGFRPVTQQEASTGEVGDRAFIRCFMAINSYALFVMVALIVDRVL